The Zobellia alginiliquefaciens genome contains a region encoding:
- a CDS encoding ABC transporter ATP-binding protein, whose amino-acid sequence MIEVNDIHKSFDEAHILKGITTSFHKGKTNLIIGQSGSGKTVFLKCLLGLFTPEEGTISYDGQVYADLSNEQKRDLRQEMGMVFQGSALFDSMTVEGNVKFPLEMFTKQSKSEIQDRTDFVLKRVNLVDAHHKFPSEISGGMQKRVAIARAIVMNPKYLFCDEPNSGLDPKTAIVIDNLIKEITEEYDITTIINTHDMNSVMEIGEKILFLKDGLKAWEGSNKEIFKTDNETVTDFVYSSNLFKKVRQMYIEERN is encoded by the coding sequence ATGATAGAAGTAAACGACATACATAAGTCTTTTGACGAAGCCCATATCCTTAAAGGAATTACAACCAGTTTTCATAAAGGAAAAACTAACCTTATTATTGGACAAAGTGGATCCGGTAAAACGGTTTTCTTAAAATGCTTGTTAGGGCTTTTTACCCCTGAAGAAGGAACAATTAGCTATGATGGACAAGTTTATGCAGACCTTAGTAACGAGCAGAAAAGAGACTTGCGCCAAGAAATGGGTATGGTTTTCCAAGGAAGCGCCTTATTCGACTCCATGACCGTGGAGGGTAATGTAAAATTTCCCTTAGAGATGTTTACTAAGCAATCCAAATCCGAAATTCAAGACAGGACAGATTTTGTACTAAAACGTGTTAACCTCGTGGACGCACATCACAAATTCCCTTCCGAAATTTCTGGAGGAATGCAAAAGCGGGTTGCTATTGCCCGCGCTATTGTTATGAATCCAAAATATCTATTTTGTGATGAACCCAATTCCGGCCTTGACCCTAAAACAGCTATTGTAATAGACAACCTTATTAAAGAGATTACGGAAGAATATGATATAACCACTATTATCAATACACATGACATGAACTCTGTGATGGAAATAGGGGAAAAAATTCTTTTCCTAAAAGATGGATTAAAAGCTTGGGAAGGAAGTAATAAAGAAATATTTAAAACCGATAACGAGACCGTTACCGATTTTGTATACTCATCTAACCTCTTTAAAAAAGTGCGGCAAATGTATATTGAGGAGCGAAATTAA
- a CDS encoding MlaE family ABC transporter permease, with product MNYLTSIGRYAIMIKEVFKKPTKWRIMKSLILKEVDELIFGSLGILIFIAFFMGAVVAIQTALNITSELIPKSLVGFATRQSIILEFAPTFCSIIMAGKVGSYITSSIGSMRVTEQIDALEVMGVNALNYLVFPKIVALCLYPFIISIAMYVGIFGGWMAAVFGGFSTSADFIEGVQLDFIPFHITYAFLKTLVFAFVLATVPSYHGFYMTGGALEVGKASTTSFVWTSVVIIVANYILTQLLLGQ from the coding sequence ATGAACTACCTAACATCGATTGGCAGATATGCCATTATGATAAAAGAGGTCTTTAAGAAACCTACAAAATGGCGCATTATGAAGTCGCTGATTTTGAAAGAAGTAGATGAACTTATCTTCGGCTCCTTGGGCATCTTAATTTTCATTGCTTTTTTCATGGGCGCTGTTGTTGCCATACAGACAGCGTTGAATATAACTAGCGAACTTATTCCCAAAAGTTTAGTAGGTTTTGCCACAAGACAGTCCATTATTCTAGAATTCGCACCTACTTTCTGCTCTATTATCATGGCAGGGAAGGTAGGTTCCTATATTACATCCAGTATTGGATCCATGCGTGTTACCGAGCAAATAGATGCATTAGAAGTTATGGGCGTGAATGCACTCAACTATCTGGTTTTCCCTAAAATCGTTGCATTATGCCTGTACCCTTTCATTATTTCAATTGCCATGTATGTTGGTATTTTTGGCGGGTGGATGGCAGCTGTTTTTGGTGGATTTAGCACCAGCGCAGATTTTATAGAAGGGGTGCAATTAGATTTTATACCCTTTCACATAACCTATGCTTTTCTTAAAACTTTGGTCTTTGCTTTTGTTTTGGCCACAGTACCTTCCTACCATGGCTTCTACATGACCGGAGGTGCGCTAGAGGTAGGTAAAGCCAGTACTACCTCATTTGTATGGACAAGTGTGGTTATTATTGTTGCAAACTATATACTCACCCAACTCTTATTAGGCCAATGA
- the pafA gene encoding alkaline phosphatase PafA, with protein MHKNFFILFFTFFAIAFLPSNSFGQRKAKEQTKTQLKTEPKLVVGIVVDQMRYDYLTRFWNHYGDGGFKRLVNEGFNCKNNHFNYAPTSTGPGHASVYTGTTPAVHGIIGNNWYDKTAEEDVYCAGDSAYNSVGTTSEAGQMSPHRMTVTTITDELRLHTQMRGKTIAVALKDRGAVLPGGHTANAAYWFSHGAWVTSSFYMDKLPSWVEKFNSEKSFDTYKKPWKTLKNSNDYVESGLDYNTYEGLFKGEKSPVFPHDLPKLWDENGKYEMLKATPFGNSMTADFAIAALEAEQLGADAITDFLAVSFSSTDYVGHKFGVNSKEVQDTYMRLDEDLERLFKELDRKVGKGEYTVFLTADHAAIDVPAYLKDQRIPADYVGWDAMKADFSQFLEFNYGTTDIVKDFSNEQYFLDHKIIENLDLSVQEVQETIAKEVLTYKGIDRVYTAYQMWQNNYTHGIPYILQNGYNQKRSGDVLVVLSPGTISYPETGSTHGSPQIYDTHVPLLFYGAGIKQGSTVEKTEIDDIAPTVASLLGIAFPSGATGSPIAKVLE; from the coding sequence ATGCACAAGAATTTTTTTATCTTATTTTTTACCTTTTTTGCAATTGCTTTTTTACCATCGAATTCATTTGGCCAACGAAAAGCTAAAGAACAAACTAAAACCCAATTAAAAACTGAGCCTAAATTGGTAGTGGGTATAGTTGTAGATCAAATGAGGTATGATTACCTCACTCGGTTTTGGAACCATTATGGTGATGGCGGGTTTAAACGCTTGGTAAATGAAGGGTTCAATTGTAAAAACAATCATTTTAACTACGCACCTACCAGTACAGGGCCTGGTCATGCATCGGTTTATACTGGAACAACACCGGCGGTACATGGAATAATAGGTAACAATTGGTATGATAAAACAGCAGAAGAAGATGTGTACTGCGCCGGGGATTCTGCATATAACTCAGTTGGTACCACTTCGGAAGCAGGGCAAATGTCGCCCCATAGAATGACGGTTACCACTATAACAGATGAGCTTAGGCTACATACCCAAATGCGTGGTAAAACAATTGCGGTAGCTTTAAAAGATAGAGGAGCCGTACTTCCTGGTGGGCATACGGCAAATGCAGCCTATTGGTTTAGCCATGGTGCATGGGTAACCAGTTCTTTTTATATGGATAAATTACCTAGTTGGGTCGAAAAATTTAATTCGGAGAAATCCTTTGATACCTATAAAAAACCTTGGAAAACCTTAAAGAATAGTAATGATTATGTTGAAAGTGGGCTAGACTACAATACCTACGAAGGTTTGTTTAAAGGAGAGAAGTCTCCGGTTTTTCCTCATGACCTTCCAAAACTTTGGGATGAGAACGGAAAATATGAGATGTTAAAAGCAACTCCTTTTGGTAACTCTATGACTGCGGATTTTGCTATAGCCGCATTAGAGGCAGAGCAGTTAGGAGCAGATGCTATAACGGATTTCTTGGCAGTTAGTTTTTCAAGTACGGATTATGTAGGGCATAAGTTTGGCGTTAACTCAAAAGAAGTTCAAGATACGTATATGCGGTTGGATGAAGATTTAGAGCGCCTTTTTAAAGAACTGGATCGTAAAGTTGGCAAAGGGGAATATACCGTGTTTTTAACGGCAGACCACGCAGCAATTGATGTGCCAGCGTACCTTAAAGATCAAAGAATACCTGCGGATTATGTAGGTTGGGATGCCATGAAAGCCGATTTCTCTCAATTCTTAGAGTTTAATTATGGTACCACGGACATTGTTAAGGATTTTTCAAATGAGCAATATTTCTTGGACCACAAAATTATAGAAAATTTAGATTTAAGTGTTCAGGAGGTACAAGAGACCATTGCCAAAGAGGTCTTGACTTATAAAGGAATTGATAGGGTGTATACGGCGTACCAAATGTGGCAGAATAATTATACCCACGGTATTCCATACATTCTTCAAAATGGATATAATCAAAAACGTTCAGGAGATGTATTGGTAGTATTGTCTCCAGGAACGATTTCATACCCTGAAACAGGTTCCACACATGGTTCTCCACAGATATATGATACCCATGTGCCTTTACTTTTTTATGGTGCCGGAATAAAGCAGGGCAGTACAGTAGAAAAAACTGAAATTGACGATATTGCACCTACCGTGGCATCTTTGCTGGGTATCGCTTTTCCAAGTGGGGCAACAGGAAGCCCTATAGCAAAAGTTTTGGAGTAA
- the murI gene encoding glutamate racemase: MSSKPIGVFDSGVGGTSIWKEIQKLLPNEDTIYLADSKNAPYGEKSQEEILQLSIKNTELLLEKGCKLIVVACNTATTNAISNLRAQYKVPFIGIEPAIKPAALQSKSKTVGVLATKGTLASSLFHSTSENHANGIKIIEQEGTGLVPLIESGKVATEETINLLNTYISPMLEQDMDHLVLGCTHYPYLIPTLKSILPDHVKIIDSGEAVARQVKAVLEKKDLLNTSNNSAIHELFTNINPQVLESFVNDVEATLSVQRLDF; encoded by the coding sequence ATGAGTAGTAAGCCTATAGGTGTTTTTGATTCAGGGGTAGGTGGGACTTCCATTTGGAAGGAAATCCAAAAGCTGCTGCCAAATGAGGATACCATTTATTTGGCTGACAGTAAGAATGCGCCGTACGGAGAAAAATCTCAAGAAGAGATTCTTCAACTTAGTATCAAAAATACAGAGTTACTATTGGAGAAGGGGTGTAAGCTCATTGTGGTAGCCTGTAATACGGCAACTACAAATGCTATTAGTAACTTGCGGGCGCAATATAAGGTCCCTTTTATTGGTATTGAACCTGCAATTAAACCCGCTGCATTACAGTCTAAATCTAAGACGGTTGGAGTACTGGCAACAAAGGGGACCTTGGCTAGTAGCCTTTTTCATAGTACATCCGAAAACCATGCCAATGGAATTAAGATTATAGAACAAGAGGGCACGGGTTTGGTTCCGTTAATAGAGAGTGGTAAAGTAGCTACTGAGGAAACTATAAACTTATTGAATACCTATATAAGTCCAATGTTAGAACAAGATATGGATCATCTGGTACTGGGCTGTACTCATTATCCTTATCTAATTCCTACTTTAAAAAGTATTTTACCCGACCATGTGAAAATTATTGATTCAGGTGAAGCAGTTGCACGGCAGGTGAAAGCCGTTTTGGAAAAAAAAGATCTTTTAAATACATCCAATAACTCAGCAATCCATGAATTGTTTACCAATATAAATCCGCAGGTATTAGAGAGTTTTGTCAATGACGTAGAAGCTACCCTTTCTGTTCAAAGATTAGACTTTTAG
- a CDS encoding dihydrofolate reductase produces the protein MNTVAMIAAAAENDALGKDNDLLWYLPDDFKRFKSLTSGHTIIMGRKTYESFPKPLPNRKHVIITRDKDYTVDYDVCVVVHSLNEALELVKDEPLSYIIGGGEIYKLGMEYANKLEITRVHGTFEDADTFFPEIDETIWELATEQYHPQDEKHKYAFTYLTYLKV, from the coding sequence ATGAACACCGTAGCTATGATAGCGGCAGCTGCCGAAAACGATGCTCTAGGAAAAGACAACGATCTCTTATGGTACCTTCCGGATGATTTTAAGAGGTTTAAAAGCCTCACATCTGGCCATACCATAATAATGGGTAGAAAAACATACGAAAGCTTCCCTAAACCTTTGCCCAACCGTAAACATGTTATTATAACGCGAGATAAGGATTATACCGTTGATTATGACGTTTGCGTTGTAGTACATTCATTAAACGAGGCCTTAGAACTGGTTAAAGATGAACCTTTGTCCTATATAATTGGAGGTGGAGAAATTTACAAGTTAGGCATGGAATACGCCAATAAACTTGAAATTACCCGTGTACATGGCACTTTTGAAGATGCCGATACTTTTTTTCCGGAAATAGACGAAACTATTTGGGAGCTTGCTACGGAACAGTATCACCCACAAGATGAAAAACACAAATACGCTTTCACCTATTTAACCTATCTAAAAGTCTAA
- a CDS encoding 2TM domain-containing protein, whose translation MFSKNKNRSEVDLEQHEMLENAQTRIKQKKRLFTHFVIFLIGSVFLILVNKILKYGNTYDWFIWGITFWAFLFIIHAFNVFVTQKFMGKEWERSQREKLVAKQKKRIAEIQKEIETDFPLSKINKKIEP comes from the coding sequence ATGTTCTCTAAAAACAAAAACCGCTCTGAAGTAGACCTTGAGCAACATGAAATGCTCGAGAACGCTCAAACCCGTATCAAACAAAAGAAAAGGTTATTCACACACTTTGTAATCTTTCTTATTGGTAGTGTTTTCCTAATTCTGGTTAATAAGATTTTAAAATATGGTAATACGTATGACTGGTTCATTTGGGGTATTACCTTTTGGGCCTTTCTTTTTATTATACATGCCTTCAACGTTTTTGTAACTCAAAAATTCATGGGAAAGGAATGGGAACGCTCCCAACGTGAAAAACTGGTAGCAAAACAAAAGAAACGTATTGCCGAAATACAAAAAGAAATAGAGACCGATTTTCCCCTATCCAAAATCAACAAAAAAATAGAACCATGA
- a CDS encoding aminotransferase class V-fold PLP-dependent enzyme — translation MKNTRKHFPVLSQYIYANTASAGLLNDDLMEWRQEHDLDYLIGGSNFRNKAVTKLIPETREAVANFFAAKKENTALVQNFTLGLNMLLDGLDKSHKVLLIKDDYPSLNWPFEYRGFDTHYVVLDANLEGSIRNKIQEEKISILALSVVQWTNGIKISMNFLTEIKNKFPNLKIIADGTQFCGTTNFNFENSPLDVLGASAYKWLLSGYGNGFMLFKDGLAEMFPVKTIGYSASGHDIDARDRIPFANRFEPGHLDTLNFGSLKFSLEYLSSLGKTTIENQLKLLSIKAKEEFGRLGLLSKVVLERDDHSTIFNINGDSALFQKLTENGVICSQRGEGIRLSFHFYNSEEDIDKVVKIIETAT, via the coding sequence ATGAAAAATACCAGAAAACACTTTCCTGTTTTAAGTCAGTATATCTATGCGAACACTGCATCGGCAGGATTGCTTAATGATGATTTAATGGAGTGGCGTCAAGAGCATGACTTGGATTACCTGATCGGCGGCAGTAACTTTAGGAATAAAGCTGTGACTAAATTAATTCCCGAAACACGTGAGGCGGTGGCAAATTTCTTTGCTGCAAAAAAAGAAAACACGGCGTTGGTTCAAAACTTTACATTGGGCCTAAATATGTTGTTGGATGGTTTGGATAAGAGCCATAAGGTTTTATTGATCAAGGATGATTATCCGTCTTTAAACTGGCCGTTTGAATATAGAGGTTTTGACACCCATTATGTAGTGTTGGATGCGAATCTGGAGGGAAGCATTAGAAATAAAATTCAAGAAGAAAAAATATCTATTTTGGCTTTGAGTGTGGTGCAATGGACTAACGGCATTAAAATAAGTATGAATTTTCTTACGGAGATAAAAAATAAATTTCCTAACTTGAAGATTATAGCAGATGGTACTCAGTTTTGTGGTACCACTAATTTTAATTTTGAGAATTCACCTTTGGATGTTCTTGGGGCAAGTGCCTACAAATGGTTGCTGTCCGGTTATGGAAACGGGTTTATGTTATTTAAGGATGGGCTAGCGGAAATGTTTCCCGTTAAGACCATAGGTTACAGTGCATCGGGACATGATATTGATGCGCGGGATAGAATACCTTTTGCTAATCGATTTGAGCCTGGTCACTTGGACACGTTGAATTTTGGGAGTTTAAAATTTTCTTTGGAATATTTAAGTAGTTTAGGGAAAACAACTATTGAAAATCAGCTGAAACTTCTCTCAATAAAAGCAAAAGAAGAGTTTGGGCGGTTGGGATTATTGTCCAAGGTTGTACTAGAGAGAGATGACCATAGTACCATATTTAATATCAATGGAGATAGCGCTCTATTTCAAAAATTAACGGAGAACGGAGTCATCTGTTCGCAACGTGGAGAAGGCATAAGGTTAAGTTTTCATTTTTATAATAGTGAAGAGGATATTGATAAGGTTGTAAAAATCATAGAAACAGCTACATAG
- a CDS encoding isoamylase early set domain-containing protein has product MAISKQYLKTKPVCKVTFTVPAEEATKVAVVGDFNNWKASKASALKKLKNGNFKGTLELPKEASFEFKYIIDGNYVNEAEADRYQWNDYAGGENAVLDL; this is encoded by the coding sequence ATGGCAATTTCAAAACAGTATCTAAAGACAAAACCCGTTTGTAAAGTTACTTTTACCGTTCCAGCGGAAGAGGCTACAAAAGTAGCTGTAGTTGGTGATTTCAATAACTGGAAAGCTAGCAAAGCAAGTGCATTGAAAAAATTGAAAAATGGAAATTTCAAAGGCACTTTAGAACTTCCTAAAGAAGCTTCTTTTGAGTTCAAATATATAATTGATGGAAACTACGTAAACGAAGCAGAAGCTGATCGTTACCAGTGGAACGATTATGCAGGTGGCGAAAATGCCGTTCTGGATCTATAG
- a CDS encoding DUF427 domain-containing protein: MKAIWNDTIIAESNETVVVENNHYFPAESIKKDYFKTSETHTTCPWKGQAHYYTLEVDGKQNPDAAWYYPEVSPLAKSIKGYVAFWKGVTVEK; the protein is encoded by the coding sequence ATGAAAGCAATTTGGAACGATACGATAATAGCGGAGAGCAATGAAACCGTTGTTGTTGAAAACAATCACTATTTTCCAGCGGAAAGTATTAAAAAAGACTATTTTAAAACCAGTGAAACACATACTACTTGCCCATGGAAAGGACAAGCCCATTACTACACATTAGAAGTAGACGGTAAGCAAAATCCGGACGCAGCCTGGTATTACCCAGAGGTTAGTCCACTCGCAAAAAGCATAAAAGGTTATGTTGCTTTTTGGAAAGGCGTAACCGTGGAAAAATAA
- the egtD gene encoding L-histidine N(alpha)-methyltransferase, which translates to MQKPTEVLFETQFEEDVFTGLTTFPKHLSSKYFYDEKGDKLFQDIMNMPEYYLTRKEYDILKNHTTEIANLFASGNPKFKLIELGAGDGKKTKILLKHLSENGFDFKYQPIDISQNVLNGLEDSLQNELPNVKVEPQQGTYFEALKKINAENGTKKVILFLGSNIGNLLHEQAIVFLKSVQQLMEKEDLLFIGFDMKKNPQTVLDAYNDQNGITAAFNKNVLSRINKELDGNFDLDKFLHWEVYDPETGTAKSYLVAKEAQTVSIAKLDVLINFEQWETVHTEISQKYDDKVVAWLAEKSGLKIETEFCDTEKHYKNFVLTKQ; encoded by the coding sequence ATGCAAAAACCAACCGAAGTGCTTTTCGAAACCCAATTTGAAGAAGACGTTTTTACTGGTCTAACCACTTTTCCAAAACATTTGTCGTCCAAATATTTCTATGACGAAAAAGGCGACAAGCTGTTTCAAGATATAATGAACATGCCCGAGTATTATCTCACTCGCAAGGAATACGACATTTTAAAAAATCATACTACAGAGATTGCCAACTTGTTTGCGTCAGGAAACCCAAAATTCAAGCTTATAGAATTAGGTGCCGGAGATGGCAAAAAGACTAAAATTCTATTAAAACACCTTTCGGAAAATGGTTTTGATTTTAAGTATCAGCCAATAGATATTAGTCAAAACGTACTTAACGGTCTAGAAGACTCATTACAAAATGAACTTCCCAACGTTAAAGTAGAACCTCAACAAGGAACTTATTTTGAAGCTTTAAAAAAAATAAATGCTGAAAACGGCACTAAAAAAGTGATTTTGTTCTTGGGCTCAAATATTGGGAACCTTCTTCATGAGCAAGCCATAGTTTTTCTAAAAAGTGTACAACAGCTTATGGAAAAGGAAGACTTACTGTTCATTGGTTTTGATATGAAGAAAAACCCACAAACCGTATTGGATGCCTATAATGATCAAAACGGAATTACAGCGGCATTCAACAAAAATGTCCTATCTCGTATCAACAAAGAACTAGACGGAAATTTTGATTTAGATAAATTTCTACATTGGGAAGTGTATGACCCAGAAACAGGGACTGCAAAGAGCTACTTAGTGGCTAAAGAAGCACAAACTGTAAGTATTGCAAAGCTAGACGTACTAATTAATTTTGAGCAATGGGAAACGGTACACACCGAAATTTCTCAAAAATATGATGATAAAGTTGTTGCTTGGCTGGCTGAAAAATCCGGCCTAAAAATAGAAACTGAGTTTTGTGATACTGAAAAACATTACAAGAATTTTGTTCTTACAAAACAATAG
- the egtB gene encoding ergothioneine biosynthesis protein EgtB, giving the protein MTLTDSLLDFFLETREHTENICRPLEIEDYVVQPIVDVSPPKWHLGHTSWFFEEFILKPHDSGYKVFDEDFSFVFNSYYETVGKRVVRSDRGNLSRPSVDSVYTYRAYVTEAMKNLFTISQNKELYDLLEIGIHHEKQHQELLLTDIKYILGNNPLLPSYSDSFKEHPLENTAQEWISIAEGIYEIGHNSDAFCYDNELSRHKVYLHPFEISNNLVSNQEYIEFIEAGGYQKFDLWHAAGWDWVNQNEISAPLYWHLIDDVWYNYTLNGLQTISLEAPVTHISYFEAFAFAQWKECRLPTEFEWEAAQNRFTWGKRWEWTESAYLPYPNYTKADGALGEYNGKFMVNQKVLRGGSVATPMRHTRPTYRNFFQTDLRWQYTGFRLVK; this is encoded by the coding sequence ATGACATTGACCGATTCCCTTTTAGATTTTTTTCTAGAGACCCGAGAACATACTGAAAACATTTGCAGGCCTTTAGAAATTGAAGATTATGTGGTACAGCCAATTGTTGACGTATCACCTCCAAAGTGGCACTTAGGTCATACCTCATGGTTTTTTGAAGAATTCATTTTAAAACCACATGATAGTGGTTATAAAGTTTTTGATGAAGACTTTTCTTTTGTCTTTAATAGCTACTACGAAACTGTTGGAAAAAGAGTTGTCCGTTCCGATCGTGGCAATCTATCTCGTCCTTCGGTAGACAGCGTATACACTTACCGTGCATATGTGACCGAGGCTATGAAAAATCTTTTTACTATCTCCCAAAATAAAGAGTTATATGACTTATTGGAAATAGGCATTCATCATGAAAAACAGCATCAAGAATTGCTGCTCACAGATATTAAATATATACTAGGCAACAATCCGTTACTCCCCTCCTATTCCGATAGTTTTAAGGAACACCCTCTAGAAAATACAGCTCAAGAATGGATTTCTATAGCGGAAGGAATTTATGAAATAGGACACAACTCGGATGCTTTCTGTTATGACAATGAATTAAGCAGACACAAGGTATACTTACATCCGTTTGAAATATCGAACAATTTAGTTTCCAACCAAGAGTATATTGAATTTATTGAGGCTGGAGGCTATCAAAAATTTGATCTTTGGCATGCCGCAGGCTGGGATTGGGTAAATCAAAATGAGATTTCCGCACCGCTTTATTGGCATTTAATAGATGATGTTTGGTACAACTACACATTAAACGGACTTCAAACAATCTCACTTGAAGCCCCTGTAACACATATTTCATATTTTGAAGCATTTGCATTTGCCCAATGGAAAGAATGCCGCCTACCCACGGAGTTTGAGTGGGAAGCCGCGCAAAACCGCTTCACTTGGGGCAAGCGTTGGGAATGGACAGAAAGTGCCTATTTACCCTACCCTAACTACACAAAAGCAGATGGTGCGCTAGGCGAATACAACGGTAAGTTTATGGTGAACCAAAAAGTTTTACGAGGAGGTTCCGTTGCTACACCAATGCGCCACACCAGACCCACCTATCGCAACTTTTTCCAGACCGATCTAAGATGGCAGTACACAGGCTTTCGATTAGTTAAATAA